From Molothrus aeneus isolate 106 chromosome 18, BPBGC_Maene_1.0, whole genome shotgun sequence, a single genomic window includes:
- the FZD10 gene encoding frizzled-10, translating to MGPAAGSTALLLCWLSGCCAAISSMDIERPGDGRCQPIEIPMCKDIGYNMTRMPNLMGHENQREAAIQLHEFAPLVEYGCHSHLKFFLCSLYAPMCTEQVSTPIPACRVMCEQARLKCSPIMEQFNFKWPDSLDCSKLPKKNDPNYLCMEAPNNGSDEPPRGSSMLPPMFRPQRPSSGHDLQQHKDSLSRASCENPGKFHHVEKSASCAPLCTPGVDVYWSRDDKQFAVIWIAIWSILCFFSSAFTVLTFLIDPQRFKYPERPIIFLSMCYCVYSVGYIIRLFSGAESIACDRDSGQLYVIQEGLESTGCTIVFLVLYYFGMASSLWWVILTLTWFLAAGKKWGHEAIEANSSYFHLAAWAIPAVKTIMILVMRRVAGDELTGLCYVGSMDVNALTGFVLIPLACYLIIGTSFILSGFVALFHIRRVMKTGGENTDKLEKLMVRIGVFSVLYTVPATCVIACYFYERLNMDYWKIVATQQKCKMNNQTKNLDCMMNNSIPAVEIFMVKIFMLLVVGITSGMWIWTSKTLQSWQNVCSRRLKKRSRRKPASVITSSGIYKKPQHPQKTHLAKYESTLQPPTCV from the coding sequence ATGGGGCCGGCGGCCGGCAGCACCgcgctgctgctctgctggctcagcGGCTGCTGCGCGGCCATCAGCTCCATGGACATCGAGCGGCCCGGCGACGGCCGCTGCCAGCCCATAGAGATCCCCATGTGCAAGGATATCGGCTACAACATGACGAGGATGCCCAACCTGATGGGGCACGAAAACCAAAGGGAAGCTGCCATTCAGCTGCACGAGTTTGCCCCCTTGGTGGAGTACGGGTGCCACAGCCATCTGAAATTTTTCCTGTGCTCCCTCTACGCCCCGATGTGCACGGAGCAGGTTTCCACCCCGATCCCAGCCTGCAGGGTGATGTGCGAGCAGGCGAGGCTGAAGTGCTCCCCGATCATGGAGCAGTTCAATTTTAAGTGGCCGGACTCCTTGGACTGCAGCAAGCTGCCCAAAAAGAACGACCCCAATTACCTGTGCATGGAAGCCCCCAACAACGGGTCGGATGAGCCGCCCAGGGGCTCCAGCATGCTGCCACCCATGTTTCGTCCCCAGCGGCCCAGCAGCGGCCACgatctgcagcagcacaaggacagCCTGAGCAGGGCGTCCTGCGAAAACCCCGGCAAGTTCCACCATGTGGAAAAGAGCGCTTCCTGCGCGCCGCTCTGCACGCCGGGGGTTGATGTCTACTGGAGCCGGGATGACAAACAGTTTGCTGTCATTTGGATTGCCATCTGGTCCATTCTGTGCTTCTTCTCCAGCGCTTTCACTGTGCTCACTTTTCTCATAGATCCTCAGCGTTTCAAGTACCCCGAGAGGCCCATTATCTTCCTGTCCATGTGCTACTGCGTCTACTCGGTGGGGTACATCATCCGCCTCTTCTCAGGTGCTGAAAGCATtgcctgtgacagggacagcggCCAGCTCTATGTCatccaggaggggctggagagcacCGGCTGCACCATTGTGTTCCTGGTTCTCTATTACTTTGGCATGGCCAGCTCCTTGTGGTGGGTGATCCTGACCCTGACTTGGTTTCTGGCGGCTGGGAAGAAGTGGGGGCACGAGGCAATCGAAGCCAACAGCAGCTACTTCCACCTGGCAGCCTGGGCCATCCCGGCTGTGAAGACCATCATGATCCTGGTGATGAGGAGGGTGGCTGGGGACGAGCTGACAGGGCTCTGCTATGTTGGCAGCATGGATGTGAACGCCTTGACGGGGTTTGTGCTCATTCCTTTGGCTTGTTATCTAATCATTGGCacttcttttattctttctggCTTCGTGGCCCTTTTTCATATCAGGAGGGTGATGAAAACAGGTGGAGAAAACACCGACAAGTTGGAGAAGCTTATGGTCAGGATTGGTGTCTTCTCAGTCTTGTATACAGTGCCTGCAACTTGCGTGATAGCTTGCTATTTTTATGAGAGATTGAACATGGATTACTGGAAAATTGTGGCAACTCAACAGAAATGCAAGATGAACAATCAGACTAAAAATTTAGACTGCATGATGAATAACTCTATCCCAGCAGTAGAAATTTTTATGGTCAAAATTTTTATGTTGTTAGTTGTGGGCATTACTAGTGGCATGTGGATCTGGACTTCCAAGACTCTTCAATCCTGGCAAAATGTTTGTAGTCGGAGATTGAAGAAGAGAAGTAGGAGAAAACCCGCAAGTGTTATTACGAGTAGTGGGATCTACAAAAAACCTCAACATCCACAGAAAACTCACCTTGCAAAATATGAATCAACATTACAGCCGCCCACCTGTGTGTGA